The DNA sequence GCATCTAGACCTTTCGTATTTTCTCAACTTGAAAAGAACTAGAACTGGACTTTTCTATCTGATTTTGGAAATGAatatagtttcttttctttgtacCCATTCCAAAGTCCATTTGAACTAGATGGACATGGTGTTTCTGGTCACTTAGAAGGAGTTCACGTAAATGTATCTTGACTCCGACTAGTTGTCTTGCAAATATACATTGGACTGAAGAGCTTTAGAGGACTTTGTGAAGAGGTGTGATTGAAGTTAACACCCTCTTGTTCTGCAACCATTTTTATTAGGTTCTGTTTGTGGTATTTTGGTTACTAGTTGTGTTTTAAGTTTTAGTCTTAAGGGTATCTATTTTATTGGTTTGGGTTATGTATATACAATAACATAGGAATAAGGCTCCTGGATCCAGGAATAATGGCAAACACCCTCTGTCCTCCTAATCTTGGAATAAGAGTTAAGCGCCATTCTGGTCAGCTTAGTCCTCTGGATTAGAAAACCTGTGGAATAAGTAATTCTACTCGACATTGTTACTTTCTTATTCCTGGGCCAAGAGCAAAGCATTTCTTTTGTAAATCCATCTTAATTTCCatcaaaatgtaaaataatgtGCAACCCCCATTTGTCAGCTATATGTCTTTGGTGACACATGTTAGATGCAAGTCAAACAAGACAAATGAAAGAAGTAGATGGGAACTGAAGAATTTATCCATAGATCTCCAACTTCAAAAGTTGTTTTCTCAGTCACAAAATGCATGTCTTCATTCTCTTATAAAGAGAACAAGAGAATTAGAGTCATCATCATAACCTTAAAAGACCTTATTACCCTTTAAACTCAATTAGGGTAAACATCTAACAAGATGCATACACATTAATAAGCATAGTATTAAATAATACTACTTTAACAATGCAGACAATCTTTCTCTTTCATAAGCACAATTTTTGTTAGTTCATCATCTACATTGGCATGGCGATGAAACCATCCAATCTGGTGCATGCTCCATAACCATGTTTGATTATAGATGTTACAGTTAAGCTAATAAATCAAGTATATACTTTTCACAATACTGTTTTCTTGCCATAGGGGATAATGCAGATGAATTTAGTTTGTTTGCTAAGTCACTTCTAAAAGCCATACATTGTAGTGGGGTGGTTGAAAGAAAAGGAGGAATATGCTAACTGAAAATATTAGAGagaacaaatagaaaataagcATGTTGGAAGATGGTTTTTGGGTCTTACCATTAAATATGTCTGCCCATACTGCAAATTGGGTTTAtgcacatattttaaaaataaaatgggtCTGACAAAAGATTGATTGCATATTCCTTCCATCATCAAATGTGATGTTGTATCTTGAAGGGGGCCAACTGGGAAGGAACGGGTGTCGTTACTGCAATTCACCCCAAATTCTTTGTTATGAGAAATAACTCACTTGGCATAAAGAAGCAATCATAATTTTTGCTGAACACACAACCGTTATGTGTAATATTCTTAATTATATCCTCTAGTATTTTAGTCAAGGGAACTCTCTTGAAATGACATTACTCTGCCCTCCTATGTTTGATACCTCTTCTGTTAGGGTTTGACTTTGTTTAAAGTAGAATCTCTAGTTTTTCTTCTTAATGCTAACAAAGATAGGTCTACTATATGATTACATGGGAACCATGTGTGGGCATAGGACCTTAATTTTGTAGTTTTATTGGTCTAGTGGTGTACATATAGAATGAAGAATATCATTGCTAATTTGTTCATGTTTTGGACTTCATAAAGTGATGCAGAACAGAAGTAGTATAAGAATTAAGAGCATGTGCTTAGGTGttaggggctgtttggtaaTACAGTCATTCATAGTTTTCTTAGCTTAAGGCTATATTTTCACGCATAATCACTTGCTTAGTCTCTCTGTGTGTCTGCCTTCATAATTTAGCAGTTATTGCCTAGTCTATCCTAGAACATAAAGTTTCTTCCTCACTTGCATTTAGTTCTCTATCATAATGTACCAAAATTGCTCTTTTAAACTGAACAACCTATCGTACGTTCCATTACCTATGCTTGGGGTGTTTTTATCTGGGATGTGCAAGGACAGTTGTATTCCCCCACTTGTATTTAATTCTTCATATGGAGTGCAAGCATAGTTGTAATGATTATTGTTGAAAGTTATAGTGTGGTTGTGGGAATCATTCAACTTTGAGTTTCagatttttttgtttgctaACTTTGGTGGGTGAATTTCTTTACCACCAATGTTGTTACATGTCATGTGTCATTGAAGTCTGGTTCTTATGTGACCTATGCTTGATATGATATTCACCTTTAATCTAAGTTACAGAGCATGCAAAATTACTTTTCTTCAGACTTCTGAGatattatattaatcaatttttatatgtcattgtcgccAGTGAGTTTTCATGTCATTTGTgatcatataattttaaaactttatgtAATGAACCTTGGTGGTAATAGCTTTTATTAATTGTCTAGCAACCTACATGGATGGTTTGCTAGTGGTAAACCTCTGTTTATGTTCTATTCCTAACTCCTCTTCTGTTTTCAGGTGCTTGTTTGCTGCCATAGACTTGCAGATGCTTATGTAAAACTAGGAAGTTCAGATTCAAAATAGTTGCATTATAAATGGCAGACACATCAATGATATCAAGCTTCTGGGGCCCTGTGACATCCACTACTGAGTGGTGTGAGAAAAATTATACTCATTCTTCATACATTGCAGAGTTTTACAACACTATATCCAATATTCCTTGCATTCTGTTGGCACTCATTGGCTTGATAAATGCTTTGAGGCAACGTTTTGAGAAGAGGTTTAGTGTTCTGCACATATCCAATATGATACTTGCCATAGGGAGCATGCTGTTCCATGCTACACTGCAGCATGTGTAAGACTCCTTTCTCTTTAATATGTTCTTTCGTATTTCTTGTAGATTTTATCTTATTGGATTTGATTCAGAGTCTCTACTATTATTGTtcaaattagtttttatttgattttacacttataatttttatttgctaGTTGACAAATTTTAATGTACTTTTGCATCTCTTGACGAGTTGATCAAGATaattgcattattcttcattaagGCATTTATCTTTAGTTTTATGTGGACAATCATGCCCGTCAGTGTTAAACCAGTGacattactaatatattttgttattggaATTTTCATGTGAATCCATGTCAAATGCATGCacatgcttgtgtgatattccTGTTAGTCATAGACTGGATATCATCCTGTCACAACTGTCTCTGATCTATCTTCAGCTATGAAGAACTATACTAATCCCCTTTTACTAAAACAACTCTGATATGTATAATACATGGCAATCAATTTATCCCCCTTTTTCTTCCTCCTGATTAATTGTTTACTCCTGTGCTTATTtacaattttctcttgtttcgCTAACTGTAGTGTTTTACTTTTTTGATATAAGCTTGATTTAACTGTATAACCTCAATTTGCCTGATGCACAAATCCTGACCAAGCTTGATGTTCATATTATTTAGAACATATAtgtctgatttatttttcattaaggTCATATTGCATTTTATAAGTCGCAAACAATATAtttgtgtcatatttttcttaattacatTCTATCCAATTTCAGACAACAACAGAGTGATGAAACCCCAATGGTCTGGGAGATGCTGCTTTACCTCTACGTTCTCTATTCACCAGATTGGCATTACAGGAGTACAATGCCCACTTTCTTGTTCCTCTATGGTGCTGCTTTCGCCGTTGTTCATTCGTTCGTGAGGTTTGGAATAGGATTCAAGGTGCATTATGTGGTGCTGTGCTTTCTCTGCATTCCTCGAATGTACAAGTATTACATACACACGAAAGATATAGCTGCCAAACGGCTCGCCAAACTCTACGTGGCAACAATTTTTCTCGGAAGCTTATGTTGGTTGTTTCGATCGCCTCTTCTGCAAGCAACTCTCAAGTTGGTACATCAATCCACAAGGTCACGCATTGTGGCATGTGCTTATGGGTTTCAACTCATACTTTGCCAATACATTCTTAATGTTTTGCCGAGCCCAACAATTGGAATGGAATCCACAAGTTGCCCATTTGTTCGGATTCTTCCCTTATGTGAAGATTCAAAAGCCGAAGAAGCAGTGACAAGAAACACATCGGTTTCTGGTTTGTTTATTCTAGATTTTTTACTCTAAAAGTGCAAATGTTTATTTTGTCACGCAGGTTGGCAAGTTTCCGAGAGTGATGTTCTCCGTTGACTGATCGATTGACTTCATTAGTTATCAACTTAACATGAGTTATCTATGTACCatattttatgtttctattagcCCATGGAATATTCAAGTTTTGGGTCATGGTGTTGTCGTATTTTGGATGTGTAGCTGTCTTTCAAAAGTAGGATCCGGAATCgaattcattttttctttttttcttttttggccttttatttcttttgcatcTATAGAAATTATCCAACAGGCTCAATGTATATGCCTTTTGTCAGGTGCTGTGTGTTTTTGCTTTTAAATCAAGTTATGTCCCTGTTTCTATAGGTTTggtttttggtttctttgttgCACAATAGACATCAAT is a window from the Dioscorea cayenensis subsp. rotundata cultivar TDr96_F1 chromosome 2, TDr96_F1_v2_PseudoChromosome.rev07_lg8_w22 25.fasta, whole genome shotgun sequence genome containing:
- the LOC120276499 gene encoding LOW QUALITY PROTEIN: alkaline ceramidase-like (The sequence of the model RefSeq protein was modified relative to this genomic sequence to represent the inferred CDS: deleted 1 base in 1 codon), yielding MADTSMISSFWGPVTSTTEWCEKNYTHSSYIAEFYNTISNIPCILLALIGLINALRQRFEKRFSVLHISNMILAIGSMLFHATLQHVQQQSDETPMVWEMLLYLYVLYSPDWHYRSTMPTFLFLYGAAFAVVHSFVRFGIGFKVHYVVLCFLCIPRMYKYYIHTKDIAAKRLAKLYVATIFLGSLCWLFDRLFCKQLSSWYINPQGHALWHVLMGFNSYFANTFLMFCRAQQLEWNPQVAHLFGFFPYVKIQKPKKQ